A window of Mucilaginibacter robiniae genomic DNA:
AACGGTATCAAAGGCAAAGCCGTGGTCATTACCGGTGCAGCAGCGGCATTGGCAAGGCAACAGCAGGATTGCTGGCCAATCAGGGGCCAGGGTTGTATTGCATGCCCGCAGGACCGACCGCTTACAAATGATAGTGAGCACCATTAGGCGAAATGGCGGTGCGGCCTTTAGTCTTGAAACGGACGTGACACAGTCCAACGATTTGAAAAAGCGGGTTAAATTAGCAATGGAGAAATTCAGCAAACCGGAGGTAATGATCAACAACGCCGGTATTGCCCAGTTGTACCGCATGGAAGAACTGGATCTGGAGGGATGGGAACAGATGATCGATGTGAACCTGAAAGGTACACTTTATGGCATTGCCGCTGCCTTACCTGAATTTAAAAAGCAAGGCTCAGGGTACATCATCAATATTACTTCTACAGCGGGGATTGCAATAGTACCTGCTATGGGCGTTTATGCGGGTACCAAGAACGCAGTGCGTACCAGGAGTGAGGCCTTGCGGCAGGAATCGGAAGGCCGCTGGCGGGTAACAGGTATCTCACCAGGTTATGTAAAATCGGCATTCGTGAACAATATCAAAAATGAATCCTTAAGAAATGCAAATCAGCAAAAAGCTGATGAAATTTCCATTCCGGCAGCGGTTATTGCCCGTGCTGTTGCCTACGCTGTGGAGCAGCCTGACAATGTTTATGACATTGTCGTCAGGTCATCAGTTCAGGGATAAAGCCTACCTGATATCAACAATAAAAGATTTATGAAGCCGGTTCCAGAAACAATATCAAAAATGACAGCATTTCTGTTTTAATGCATCAGCCCGTGGATTATGATTTCGGCCCGCA
This region includes:
- a CDS encoding SDR family oxidoreductase — translated: MRVHHIVELLPILLPCYQISYTFGKISYTDLLAVAELCFPINELWETVSKAKPWSLPVQQRHWQGNSRIAGQSGARVVLHARRTDRLQMIVSTIRRNGGAAFSLETDVTQSNDLKKRVKLAMEKFSKPEVMINNAGIAQLYRMEELDLEGWEQMIDVNLKGTLYGIAAALPEFKKQGSGYIINITSTAGIAIVPAMGVYAGTKNAVRTRSEALRQESEGRWRVTGISPGYVKSAFVNNIKNESLRNANQQKADEISIPAAVIARAVAYAVEQPDNVYDIVVRSSVQG